The genome window TAAGGGTGACCTTTTCAAGCTCATTAAGGTGGTCTCACAAGATTGGTCAACCTAGATTCCCAAAAATATTGGTAACAACTGGATCCCTTATAGAAGGTAGGTGATAGCCAACTCTCCCATGAGGTAGCATTGATTTTACCCTTGTATGGGTGGTGTTGACACACATCTCTCTCATTTCATGAAGGGTGAGGGATGCCTTCAAATCTATATCACCCTATAGCCTCTCTACTTAGTCTTCACACTCCCTTGAAAACTTTTCACATAGGACAAGGCATCCTGATGCCATTAAGTCTACTCGAGTTGGGAGAATGGCTTATAAGCTCTTACTTGGACCTTGTGCATCTCGGTGGTGGGTGAACTTGGCCTTCCCTCTATTGAGTTCTTAGGATATACTCATGACATTGTTTTGATGAATGGAGGTGGAGGTTTGTCAAGACAAAGGTAGATTATAGATGCATCAAATTTGTTTTGACCAAATTAAGGGGAGATGGGCATATCGCTTCTAAGGCACCTATTGTCATCCAATGCCATGACTTACCATGAGCATAAGGATATTGGTGCAAGAGCTCTCTTGTTGATATGAGTATGTgaaagtttctaattaattggATGGACAACTTCAAGCTTGGGTCTCTATAACCTTGGCCTATTCAAAGGGTTCAAAGATTCATTtgtaaagaatatatatataagaggaTTATAATTGCTCATAGTTTAAAATCCCTAAGAGCTCAACATCAAGAGTCCTTGTAAAGTGCTACTTTATTCTCTACTTCCAATTAAGGACTTTTGTCACTCACTCTCCCTTACTATCCTCTAGTGCATTTTTCTCTCCCTCGAGTCTAAACATCTCATTGTCCTTATGTCTCACCTCCAATTGTACTAGCTACCAACAACCCACAAGAaacatatcttttaaaaattattacttttgtgTTGAAACCATTTGGAAATATAAATTTCTTAGTAATTAATCATAGACTGGATGATCcaaattaaattgtttattaGAATAAATATAAGAAGTTTAATTAAGAACattgtaaaattttttgaaattttctatttgtTACACAAAAAACTCTTAATTAATTGACTAAGACTTTCCAAACTCTAATTCCTttctctataattttttttttttacttcatagctaaattaaataaaaaatctcaagaTTACTCCCTTACCATCCCTAGGTTTGATTGATAGACCTGGTCTTTAAATGATCCACAAAATTAACTTTAGGTAGATGTGAATTAAATTTGCATGATGCTATATATGGTGGCTAACTTTAAAATGATCAGATTAATAGAGGCTCCTAATAATTCTATCACATCAAAATCTCCTTACCTTACATATTGGAAACCAAATTGATGGAAGAAAAGGTTCATAAATGCAGCTAAGACATAGTTCAGTAGCCTTAATGTATTACAACACAAGAGAAACATAAGCATATATCTAAATCTTTCCTATCATAATGTCTGAATTTAAGCAAAATCGTTGACTATACATCATATGAAGATGATTTCTTGTCATGCTGAAACCATTCTGTCGATGTAGAAGTGCTATCCAAAGGCCCCGTCATTTCAGTTACCATGGATTCACCCTTGTGGATATTTTGTGGTACATGACTGAAAGGTAGAAAAGATGTTCTGAAATGTTCTAACTCCTTTGTTACTTCTTTCATGGTGggtctttcctttcctttgaaGTGCAAGCATCGACTTGCAAGGTTAGCAACGGCTAAGATCTCATCTTTTCCTCCCTCCTTCATAACACGATTATCAATGATATCGAATAGACGACCTTGTTCCAGTGACGATGTAAAATATGCAACCAAGCTTCTTTCTTCTTCCGATCTTGTTGAAGGAATTGGCTTCTGACCGGTTAACAATTCAACAAGGACAACGCCAAAACTATAGACATCACTTTTTTCAGTAAAGTGATTTGTTACAAAATATTCTGGATCTAAGTAGCCAAAGGTTCCTTGTACGAGGGTGGTCAAGTGGGTTTGACCTAAAGAGACCGACCTTGATATTCCAAAATCAGATACTTTTGCTTTATATTTATCATCTAAAAGTATGTTTGAAGACTTAATATCTCTATGATATATGGGTACGGAAGATGCTGAATGCAAATATGTAATTGCATCGGCAACTTCAGCTGCTATTTGCAATCGCATCTCCCATGAAAATGGAAATTCATTGTTCTTATCATGGATAAGCTGGAAGAGAGTTCCATTAGAGATGAACTCAAACACTAATAGAGGAACCTCGGTTTCTAAGCAACAACCCAATAACTTCATTatatttctatgatttatttGTGATAAAATCATAATCTCATTAATGAATTGCTCCAATTGGTCTTCATCAActatctttgattttttaatagCCACGATTTTTCCATCAATTAACATACCTTTATATACAGTTCCTTGTCCTCCTTGCCCAAGAATTCGATTCTTGTTGAAGTTTTCCGTTGCTATTGCCAATTCTTCTGAAGAGAAAATTTTTGTCTTCTCAACAGCAATCCTATCCGAAGACATTTCTTGTTGCAACAATAAACCACCATTTCGTTTAAAGAAATGTTCTTTGCGCTTGATAACCCTTTGtttctttataaatttatacaaCCAGCATGAACCAATAATTAGAAATACCGATCCTCCTATCCCAAAGCTGAGACCTGCaaggtaaaaaaataatgaatgaaaattactttacttgaatatatatttatatagagTTAGCAATAGAAGGGAAAATGCTTTAGTACCatcaagaaaaaatattgtcaCATGTCATATGGAACCATGGATCATTATACTATAATTCATGTTAATTTGAATTTGCCCTTGTTCTTGATTTTCGCAATAACCAAACCCTAGATCCATAATTTGGTTTTGTCCCATGACACATGTCATGGTTTTTGCATCATCTGCCTCTTTATAAtcagaataaataaatatttgaaatcagGGGACCTTAAATCATGAATTAACTATGCCAAAAGAAAAAGCTTGAGTATCAACCCATTGTTCAAGGAAATAGgatcaatttcaaaatatcatgAGAAAATCAGTATTACCTAGAATCAAAGGCTTTGGAGAAGTGGATGAAGTTGAAGTTGAACCTCTAACCACGCAAGAGAAACTGCCATCGGCTTCCTTGCGACATTCGGCGCAGTTCTTGCATACTTCCGGAACTAAGATAAGGAataaaatatacataatttgaaaatgtcaCCATCTTTTGTAATtgtaagcaaatcatgaataaGACTATGGGATTGAGTTGTGCATACCTTGACAAGCATGGGGTCGATAAGGGTTGCCTTCCTCGTAAGGCAGACAGGAGCAATTGTAGTAAGTATAATTTCCCACTTCCGCTCCGTTCAATGTGTTCTTCTGACACTGACTGCCCTCTACTGCTTCTTCTATCATCCAGGTCAGTTCGATTGAAGCCCAAGATTGCTGGGGAGAGGCTTGATCCGTTGAGAATCCGTTTCCCAAGGCAGCAAACGTACAAGGCGACTCACTGCTCAAATAAGAAGTAGCAGTAGTATTTAGACGGAAAAAATTGAGGTTAGATGGGATTGTGGCTTGGCAGCAGTTGATGCCAAAGCAACCACCATTACCAACAAAATTGTTACTTGTATTCTGGCAAAAGGACGAGCAGCCCGCCAAGGTAACCCCACTGCGGGTGACGAGGACAGCGTTCCCACACCCTATCACCCTCAAACTATTGCGTTCTGCAGAGAAAAAGAAGGGGGTTTCTTTCAAGTCGATGCTGTCCCACGTCCGGTTGGTCTCCTCCTGGTTTTGGCAGTAGGCAGGCATGGGAGTTTGAACTGAAACAGTTTGGTATTCCACTGAAATCTGCTGCACCTCCAGATTGATCCTCGGATGACTCAAGAGGGGTGTTGGGAAAGAAGAAGAACTGTTGCAGCTGATGGCGAACCATTCGTTATAGTAGCAGTCCTTGCCTACGCCGAAAGGGTAGGGGATGGAGTAGTTTCCGCAGCGATCTTCGCAGCCTGGTTTAGCCGAAGATGGAGCAGCTGCCGATGCTTGTGTCAAGCATAGTATCGAGATGAGATGGagcaacagtgacccaatcatTGTTCCTTGTGTAATTTAACTCCATGGAAGCTCAAtgttcccttttttttataagtggGGATTGCAGGAAGAGAAATTTCCGAGAAGGAGATGTGGTTAGGCCCACAGAGGTGAAAGTCTACCCCTCATATTTGAACTTCTGGATCTAAGTTCTGGCATTTGGTCAAACGACGGAATTCATTTGAATACCTGACTTCAACAGAAATGTTGATTTCTTAACCTTAAGGGCCACTCCTTCCAGTCCCAGG of Vitis vinifera cultivar Pinot Noir 40024 chromosome 17, ASM3070453v1 contains these proteins:
- the LOC100247390 gene encoding wall-associated receptor kinase-like 8; translated protein: MIGSLLLHLISILCLTQASAAAPSSAKPGCEDRCGNYSIPYPFGVGKDCYYNEWFAISCNSSSSFPTPLLSHPRINLEVQQISVEYQTVSVQTPMPAYCQNQEETNRTWDSIDLKETPFFFSAERNSLRVIGCGNAVLVTRSGVTLAGCSSFCQNTSNNFVGNGGCFGINCCQATIPSNLNFFRLNTTATSYLSSESPCTFAALGNGFSTDQASPQQSWASIELTWMIEEAVEGSQCQKNTLNGAEVGNYTYYNCSCLPYEEGNPYRPHACQVPEVCKNCAECRKEADGSFSCVVRGSTSTSSTSPKPLILGLSFGIGGSVFLIIGSCWLYKFIKKQRVIKRKEHFFKRNGGLLLQQEMSSDRIAVEKTKIFSSEELAIATENFNKNRILGQGGQGTVYKGMLIDGKIVAIKKSKIVDEDQLEQFINEIMILSQINHRNIMKLLGCCLETEVPLLVFEFISNGTLFQLIHDKNNEFPFSWEMRLQIAAEVADAITYLHSASSVPIYHRDIKSSNILLDDKYKAKVSDFGISRSVSLGQTHLTTLVQGTFGYLDPEYFVTNHFTEKSDVYSFGVVLVELLTGQKPIPSTRSEEERSLVAYFTSSLEQGRLFDIIDNRVMKEGGKDEILAVANLASRCLHFKGKERPTMKEVTKELEHFRTSFLPFSHVPQNIHKGESMVTEMTGPLDSTSTSTEWFQHDKKSSSYDV